A window of the Sporosarcina sp. FSL K6-2383 genome harbors these coding sequences:
- a CDS encoding HAD family hydrolase has protein sequence MITTLIFDLDDTLLWDKKSVATAFRKTCERAAQVRDGVDPIELEEAVRAEARELYATYDTYEFTKMIGINPFEGLWGVFDDAGESFQKMKEIVPGYRRETWTKGLQRVGIEDVELGSELAELFPAERKKRPFLYEETFRVLDKLKGKYQLALLTNGSPSLQQTKLEITPEIAPYFDHIVISGAFGKGKPDMSIFHHVLETCGITADEALMVGDNLMTDILGASRVGMRSVWINREGMELAEGSTPTYEIDNLEKLFAILEVLTKEEAIQ, from the coding sequence ATGATAACAACACTCATTTTTGATTTAGATGATACTTTATTATGGGATAAGAAAAGTGTGGCGACGGCGTTTAGAAAGACATGTGAACGAGCGGCACAGGTGCGTGACGGTGTTGATCCGATAGAGCTTGAAGAGGCGGTTCGGGCAGAGGCGAGGGAGCTATATGCTACATACGATACATATGAATTCACAAAAATGATTGGCATTAATCCATTCGAAGGGCTTTGGGGTGTGTTTGACGATGCAGGGGAATCCTTTCAGAAGATGAAGGAGATTGTGCCAGGATATCGTCGCGAAACATGGACAAAAGGCTTGCAACGGGTTGGAATTGAGGATGTTGAGTTAGGCAGTGAGTTGGCTGAATTATTCCCAGCGGAGCGGAAAAAGCGTCCATTCTTATACGAAGAAACTTTTCGTGTGTTAGATAAGTTAAAAGGGAAATATCAACTGGCATTATTAACGAATGGTTCGCCAAGCTTACAGCAGACGAAGCTCGAAATTACACCTGAAATCGCTCCTTATTTCGACCATATTGTTATTTCGGGTGCGTTTGGAAAAGGGAAGCCGGATATGTCTATTTTTCATCATGTGCTAGAAACCTGCGGTATCACAGCAGATGAAGCGCTAATGGTTGGCGATAATTTAATGACGGATATTTTAGGTGCATCGCGCGTAGGGATGCGTTCGGTTTGGATTAATCGTGAAGGTATGGAATTGGCTGAGGGCAGTACACCAACATATGAAATTGATAACTTGGAGAAATTGTTCGCAATTTTAGAGGTATTAACGAAGGAGGAAGCCATCCAGTAG
- the serA gene encoding phosphoglycerate dehydrogenase, translating to MAFNILISDPLSEDGIFPLRQAEGFNVVIDTTNTPEQLAEKIKDFDALIVRSQTQVTRAIIEKATNLKIIGRAGVGVDNIDLDAATERGIIVVNAPDGNTNSAAEHTIAMLMSLARKIPQAFNSLKNGQWDRKSFIGVELKNKTLGVIGMGRIGAEVAARAKGQRMSVIAYDPFLSEEKAKKMGITLGTVEEVLRAADFITAHTPLLKETKHMINKEAFAIMKDGVQIVNCARGGIIDEDALYDAVVSKKVAGAALDVFETEPFVGHKLLTLPEVIATPHLGASTIEAQESVAIDVSRDVVNFFSGGTVRNPVNLPSVSKEVLAKIEPFFDLAEKLGIFLSRLSNKVIEEVNIYYSGDLAESDVRPLTRNTLKGLLTRNLGNHVNDVNAKFLTERFGIKVNEHKTSTTKGFSNLVTVEVTTASGVRRVSGTLLNGLGARIVKVDDNLVDISPEGHLLFIKHKDQPGAIGRVGTLLAIENINIATMQVGRSTIGGNAIMMLTVDHHVEKANVERLKELEDIYDVIAIDL from the coding sequence ATGGCTTTTAATATACTTATCAGCGATCCACTAAGTGAAGATGGTATTTTTCCATTACGACAAGCAGAAGGTTTTAATGTTGTCATTGATACTACAAATACACCAGAACAGCTTGCTGAAAAAATTAAAGACTTTGATGCTTTAATCGTTAGAAGCCAAACACAAGTCACACGTGCCATTATTGAAAAAGCAACAAACTTAAAAATCATTGGACGCGCCGGCGTTGGTGTAGATAATATTGACTTAGATGCTGCAACGGAAAGAGGGATTATCGTCGTCAACGCTCCGGACGGTAATACGAACTCAGCGGCTGAACATACGATTGCCATGTTGATGTCATTAGCTCGTAAAATTCCACAAGCCTTTAATTCATTGAAAAATGGACAATGGGATCGTAAATCGTTCATCGGAGTGGAATTAAAAAATAAAACACTTGGCGTTATCGGTATGGGACGCATCGGTGCAGAAGTAGCAGCGAGAGCAAAAGGACAACGGATGAGCGTCATCGCATACGATCCATTTTTGTCAGAAGAAAAAGCGAAGAAAATGGGGATTACGTTAGGAACAGTAGAAGAAGTATTGAGAGCCGCTGACTTCATTACAGCCCATACGCCTTTATTGAAAGAAACGAAGCACATGATTAATAAAGAAGCATTTGCAATTATGAAAGATGGCGTTCAAATTGTTAACTGTGCGCGCGGTGGAATTATCGATGAAGATGCTTTGTACGATGCAGTTGTCTCGAAAAAAGTTGCAGGAGCTGCGCTCGATGTCTTTGAAACCGAACCATTCGTTGGCCACAAGCTACTAACTCTGCCAGAAGTCATCGCGACACCACACTTAGGTGCAAGTACAATTGAAGCGCAGGAGAGTGTCGCAATTGATGTTAGTCGCGACGTTGTCAACTTTTTCAGCGGAGGTACGGTTCGCAATCCCGTGAATCTACCATCAGTTTCGAAGGAAGTACTAGCTAAAATTGAGCCCTTCTTTGATTTAGCTGAGAAACTTGGGATCTTCCTATCTCGTTTATCCAATAAAGTAATTGAAGAAGTGAACATCTACTATTCTGGCGACCTTGCAGAATCAGACGTTCGTCCATTGACACGCAACACGCTGAAAGGCTTGCTAACACGTAATCTTGGTAATCATGTCAACGACGTCAATGCTAAGTTTTTGACAGAGCGTTTTGGTATCAAGGTGAATGAACATAAAACATCTACAACAAAAGGCTTCTCTAACTTAGTGACAGTCGAAGTCACAACAGCAAGCGGGGTTCGTCGCGTCTCTGGAACACTTCTTAACGGACTAGGTGCACGTATCGTCAAAGTCGATGACAATCTAGTAGACATTAGTCCTGAAGGTCACTTACTATTTATCAAGCATAAGGACCAGCCTGGTGCAATCGGACGCGTTGGGACATTACTCGCTATCGAAAACATTAACATCGCGACGATGCAAGTTGGCCGGTCAACAATTGGTGGAAATGCCATCATGATGTTAACCGTCGATCATCATGTCGAAAAAGCAAACGTCGAGCGTTTAAAAGAGCTTGAAGACATTTATGATGTAATTGCAATCGATCTTTAA